In the Augochlora pura isolate Apur16 chromosome 7, APUR_v2.2.1, whole genome shotgun sequence genome, GTTGTCAAGTGACTTTTGAAGTCAACTTGCTCTTCGGACTGACAGTTTCgcagttatatttattggatTAAAGACACTTGAACAAAGACACCATTCGgagaaaaatgtcaaaaattGAAGAAGGAAATGCTCATATACGGCAAGCTGAGAAAAGGTATTGTCACTGCGAAATGACACTTTACGAAAAATTGTGTCGacgattaatttgttttttataaaattcttatatgATATTGGCaatatgcatttttaatgaagtaagaattatttaacttttatcgATTTgtttgacaaaataaatacgtCAAATGTGTGTTGCAGCTTAAAAGTATCATTGTTAAAATGGAGACCTGACTTTGAACTTGCGGCCAGCGAATATGCGAATGCtggtaaaatatacaatataaatacatcATACTGCACTACTTTTACTTGACATATGTTTTTTACTTCTTATTGTAGCAACTTGCTTTAAAGTGGCAAGGTCCTACCAACAGTGTAAAGAATGTTTGATGAAGGCTTctcattattataaagaaaatagatcGTATCCTTTTGGAAATGTATAttagtattttgtatttattttataataacatttattcctTAACTTTAATTGCATAAAAGATGGTTCCATGCTGGAAAGTaagttttttcaaatttaagttaaattatattttgtgggtaatattatagttaaaaattttaggAATATTGAACAAGCTGTAATAATATGCAAAGAAATGGGAAATCTTACAGAAGTGCCAAAATTGGCACATAGTGCTTGCTCTTTATATGAAATGCATGGTTCACCCGAATCTGGTGCAAGTGTACTTGATAAAGCAGCAAAGATAATAGAAGCTAGTAATCCACAAGAAGCACTAAATCTATACAAACGAGCTGCTTCTATTGTTATGGTAAAATATTGTCTTATAAAATCACTACAAATtttgtcaataattttataagttttcATCTTTTAATAAAGGGTGAGGATAGTCCACGTCAAGCAGCAGAATACACAAGTAAAGTGGCAAGACTACTAGTGAAATTGCAAATGTATGATGAAGCTGCAGATGCAGTTCGCAGAGAAATTGGAATGCATCAACAAATAGATCATGCGCCTTCTGTGGGAAGATTAACTGTAGCATTGGTATTAGTACAATTAGCTCGAGGTGATCAAGTAGCAGCTGAGAAAGCTTTTAAGGAATGGGGAAATTATTGTGAAGTTCCTGAGGTATTCTACAGATGTTTTTGAAATTGCAaagttattagttaatttttaatatatgtatccTTAGGTAAATACATTAGAAATGTTACTACAAGCATACGATAATGAAGATGCAGAAGCTGCAAAAGCAGCTTTAAATAGTCCTTTCATAAAGCACATGGATGTGGAATATGCTAAGTTAGCTAGAGGTTTGCCTTTACCGCAACAAGAATATGCAATACCACCATCCGGAGTAAGAGCGAATGCAGCTGAGTCATATTCATCTCCTaatgcaacaaaattattggatGAAACTGCTAATGATGGTCAAGtatgtaatttctatattatttatatgtaatttattatcaattttctatacaaaTGAAACcatgatataaaatttatatccaAGAAACAACATGTTTATCATAATcaataacaatttgaataattttatatttattataatcaataacaatttgaataattttatagagcACAAGTAACAATGTACCAGAAAATATTACCGAGAGAGCAGTAGAAGGTAAAGAGCTGGAATCTGTTGAAAAAGATGTAGAACAGCtatcaatttcaaagaaagcagaagaagaagaaggtgaAGAGTACGAAGAGGGCATTTGTTAAGATCAATGTAATTTGTATCTTAAGATAAACACACTTTATTTTATGAGAAGTACTATATCATGTTATCTTCAAAACATATTTAATGCCTAAAAACCATTCTTTGTAGGCAAGCTTATTACATATGCGTATACTTGTAAATCTCAAACTTGTTAAACATTGCACATAATtgctttcttaaaaaaatcgacagattcttaagaaaaaattacataaggtatgttacatttttagaagtattttcagaaatgtaatattcataacaaaatttaactcatttaaaactattattgtatttaatattttaatatatagttttCTGTGTAAATTGTGACAAATACTCCCATAGTGAGTTAACATATAATACGTATGCATTTATGTTTGATATAATGTGTAAACTTCTAACACATAAACTGTTCATATACTCAAGTCaactttgtaaatattatgttttttaGTATTCAGACAACACCagctatatataaattgatataaatcgaaatacaaatacaaagtCAATAAAATCATCTATatgagataaaaatattttaatattctaatttcgtTCCAATAAAATGTgagttgtaaaaatatatatagtaaaataaactgttattgCAAACATATAATTAACGTATATTTATCCGTCACTTATAGTCGTATCAACAAAGAGGTTATGTATATCCGATATAAATACAGggattataacataatttttttactcaCAAGTTCCATTCATCAGTCGTAGTCTGTTTTcttgtataataaatcttcATGTAAACAcactaaaatttttaacataatatattcgtGTTACACATCGATGTTTATATTTACACTTTCACTAAGtttgtttttaaaagattACCGCGAAATTGTACGATGTGCTATAACCGGTAAGAGTGAAACTTGATGAAACACTAAACTGAACATGTATGTGTATATgccaatttaataaaaacatatttgtaCTTATATGCACCTGTTACATCTactacaaaaaatatttgaataaaataatagttaatttgTGAAATAAACTAAAGTCTGTtaacttaatatatatagtagattaattgaaatattgaaaatggaaTGAATGTacagcaatatttaatttttgtacattaCATATATAGGGgactaatgaaattatattatattatatataagtttaaaattatacgcttttaaaagcatttttacaattgtaaacatatgctttaaaaattttagcgCGCAAACAATGACTCCCTTACTGACCAAGGATTAGGCAGAGAATACAGatagaaaactatttttgataataaaataattttaataaaataagaggaAGTATTGAACTTCAAAGACAATTGTAAGACTAATGTGGGACACTGTTagaaataacatttcatttttcggTGTTCCTATTTTATTAACGCTTCAATTATTAGCTAAACCATTTCTATAGGACTGTGAACCATGCCTTAAGCCTTCCATCGCGAAATCAATATCATAGTAGCCCTTAGAGAGGCGTGTTTGCGCACGAacattaaaatcgaataaatagtCGTCTGCAGAAAGAGTCGAAGCAGACGTCACAATACACCACGACGTCGTGGTAGCATAACACATTGAAGCGCGAGCAAGTGTCAATTTGATTATTGTCATCGTTTCCGCGAGTATCAGTGTTTCTGTTAAGATCGTTCGGAATTTCTACCGATGATCGACAAATCACTCATACGTATTTCTGTGGTTGCCGTGAGGCGGCGAGAAAGGCCAcctctttaaattaaaagaaggaaTGACGCTGGAGAATCCGTTCTTTGTCGTCAAGGAGTAAGTGAAAATTTTCTACTACCGCGAATAGTTTCAAATACTCCCTCAGTAATTGTACAAACTATTTATAACGCAGTTATATCAatgtcgaataattttcactgCTGTCAAATTCGAACTTTTGTTGCTTCTCTCATGACATTGttgtacatgtacatatatacgtatGCATATCCAGCACTTAAGAATAGTCATGAACTGAATTATACAGAAACCTTATTTTTCGTAacttcaattgaattaaaaaatagataatagttattttattctctttacaATAAATGGAAGTTTTATCTTAATACGTGTAAATTGTGATACTCCCAATCTTATCTTTTTTTCATGTACATACAAACTTATCTCtctatatctattatattcaatttttatcagaattgGCATTGATCTTTTATATTCTCAAgtttatcatttaaatatttcagtgaaatattaaatatatataaagagagaTTGTCAAAATatgatttctatttataaaataaacaatttatttatgtattttattattttcctgtACGAACAGTATaaacattgtaaataaaaaatgagagTAAAAGATAAATCGATGTTTTCTTTATCAAAGCATGATAATTCTGCGAGTGGTATTACCGgagaattattgatattatatatatatttatatacatatataaatattatatacatatataatatatgtatatataatagatgttattcaagtttaaaaaaaagttttcgatttatttgaaaatcaataaaattatttcgtatttactAAACTTGTTTATTGATTACATAATATGTAATCTGTAATATGTAATGCTTGTATAAGATActtaatatctttatgtatCTTGGAGTGAACgtttttcattatatatttcagtaaataatatataacgtaattcatttcaaagaaatatttagtaGTTTGCAGTaagtaaatgtttttttttttaaatataaactagttacgaatttatttgcgATTTTAGCGAGGTCTGTAAagcgttgaataaaaatcgcggtTTATATGGACGCTGGACAGAATTGCAAGATGTTATTGTCACGAGTCCAACGAGTGGTGGAATCCCCATCTCACGTGACGAATTAGAGTGGACTACTACAGAACTGCGGAAGGCCTTACGTTCGATTGAATGGGATCTGGATGATTTGGACGATACGATTCATATcctttaatatattcatacatatatgtatacttgtATATTACTAGAGTTAACTAATCATGTGATACTCTCCAagttttatggaatttataCATAGTGTCGGACGCGAAAAAATACTTGACACAAATTTGTCTTAACcggtcaatattatttaacaattaatgcGAATCATTTTCTGTAGTGATCTGAGCAATCTCTTGCAATCCTATTtagattgtttaataaaatcattgtttttataatttttaaataaatcgttctcGCGTTAAGCTAGATATGGCGGTAAAATGCAACTAGAAACTTGTATTCTTCAGTCGTTTTTGGCGCGTATTTTGAACTGTACATACATgtcctatatttttcttaatttgtaTGCGTATTTCTCTATACGTATCGTAGAAAAGAACCCGACGAAGTTTAAGATAGATAATAAGGAGTTAACAGTTCAACGAGGTTTCATTGAACAAGCACGAGAAGAAGTTAAGGTAATACTGATGGCATACATAATCTTATCACACATATTTCTTAtcagaaattgaataaattaatatttcttgacaAATTTATCAAAGTATCATCCAAgaataaacaattacttttaataattttaataattattttaaatgatttgttGTAGATCATGAaggataaaatgaatttaagtAGGGGTCGGGATCGTGACAGTACAGCGAGGCAGGTtcgtaaatattacaaattttgcaaattgttatatttatgtttaataaGTATAGAAACACAAGGAGACGgtttctcaatattttactttttatacgTATTATATACATGTAAGCAACTAATGAAATTATCGCGTTGTTCGTTAATTTGCTGTaactaacaattattaaagtcATAAATTAGCATTTATATCTAAAATTGGTAATATTCGTAACATTAACTCAATAGTGTAATActaaaaaagataataatgttaatcgCTTGCTAGTggtctatttaaatttcgctCGCAAACTAAAGTTATGTACGTTGCGACATCTATGCGAAGCTGTCAAATCGCCGATAATGCTAATCAGTTCTGAACGTTTAGTCGTAGTGGTCGTAGCAGTGTTGTTAAAAAGTGTTTAACGTATAGTTTCCTTTTCTTGTTTATgtcacatttttcttttatagttttacaaataatagcacggttatttgaaatatagttgaaatatattttaataagttcaCAGAAAAAAAGATGGTTTATTCGGTAAATCAATACTTCTTATCATTAATCACATATAAAACGGGTTCATAAAATGATACCTATCGTATTATTCATGAGTTTTtagatttctttaataacacCGTGTATAGTAGTTATGTACAAATTATGAattgcttttttaaaaattttacatattcatttaaatattatgtataattttgttattaatatcacAGCCACTTTTGGACAATAGTCCTGCCCGAGTTCCTGTCAACCATGGTACaactaaatatagtaaattggaaaatgaaattgatagTCCCAATAGGCAGTTTTTGGGAGATACATTGCAACAGCAAGATGACATGATAAGACAACAAGATGAACAACTAGGTATGATTGGTGAAAGCATTGGAACTCTTAAGACAGTATCTAGGCAAATCAATACAGAATTAGATGAGCAAGCAGTGTAAGTATAGATAAatgatgttttatttttattgaaattattttataaatatacatgtatttatttcttatacatttcatatactacatatatttcttatatattttagaatgcTAGATGAATTTGGAAACGAATTGGAGATGACTGATTCCAAGCTGGATGcaacaatgaaaaaaatggCCAAAGTTCTTCATATGAGTAATggtaactataataattacattccTGCTCCTACTACTGCAACATCTAGTGTTTCTGATCTTGCCTCTAAACCTTCTTCTCTATCATCCTTGTCAAGTACAATAACTAACTGTTTTTTATGTTCCGGAGATTAGAAAAAAAGCTGTCACTGCAAGTTGACCATAATTATTCAGTACAATGTATGAAATCACTATATtagttatttcattatttgtttcatACAAATGCATTTCAATctatttacattaataattcagcCATATAGCATTTGACTTTCATCTGGTATGGAAGCATTAACTagactgcaaattttatacatttgtagCATTTGTAGATCCATAATAAACAGAATACATGGTTATATTggaaatagtttttattatggcaataaaatcaattatcaaagaaatcaatttttattaaatctcaGTTTTCGTAAaccaataacaaaaatttatatttgtataaaattgcagTCTAAAATACTTTAAGTCTACTGAAAAATTATGGCCTTTCCAAAAAATCTGATATTGgtcattcattttatttttgcaataacatTGCATAATGGCTTTActaatgaacaattttttggtTACACTTTACAAACTAATTAACACTATTACATACATCGCACTATTGCACTTcaatcttttatttctaagttttattcatatataataaaaccaaAGAGTAATTTATTGGAGAGTAGAAGTctcaataaatatgaaatggaaTTTCAATACGAGATCTAAGgtaactgttttatttaaatattgaacatgagaatgaatttttatgatactCACTATACTAGCTTCCTATGCATTTATTCTGACGAAATacttctgttttattaatttaataatattaaaatattatttgatatacaGATTTTACATACTGgcttactaaaatattattattatgaaaataacatCTGGcttgttaaaaagaaagtttaaATGATCGAATTTTCAAGAGAATGTTAGtagtatagaaaaaatatgttacgaccataaaataaaagtaaaaattagtacaaatatttagtGGTAGTTATTACctcgttattaaaatattcctccacgattacttttatttaagtatttcaaCCATAATGTATCATAAcagtttatacatatatatatacatatatatatctattgaATTAGaagatttctatttctatttctgtctTTCATTTAGATTTCTCTACTTCTTTAACATAACATTCATTTAAACAACATATACTACAGAAACAATTACATCTATTTAGGTTTCTAGTGTGATacgaacaataaattctattttttttggTAAATGACTAGAGTCTATGTGAACGGTTTAAAAAGtatcatattcataaatatttatggttATTTTATCCGAGTAAATGTCAGAAACGTAGAATCAAAATGGACCAGTCTTggcaatattaattactagctttaattatacttattcaagtataataaaattagtcaTGAAACATGTAGTATGATAAATACTAACAAGTGTAGTACATTGCCAGTCAGTAATAGTGTGTCAATAAGAACATATTCAATCACTGTACATCAAAAAGTTGTAGATAaacaatgaattatatttaagtacATCATTTACacatgaattaaaaaaatatatatatatatgccaAATATTGTAAGGCAAGTGTCAAAAACTAGGAGCACAAGTGATCTGTgcttaagaaaattttaatgtacaCAACTAgcaaatatacatacacaaaTAGTACAATAGAAGGAAACCATTTTTAAGATGATTTGAAACCTCTGATACTTCTACTTCCAATGTATACAACATGTGATATTACCATATTAACTGATATGTAGATACAGATAGATTAGTACACATCATTGTGTGAAATATTTACGTGGTATTGCGAAAGTACCATACAGTTTATGTGTGCAATGAATGTAAATGAAACTATAACGTTTGGAAAaaggaaatgtttaaaaagagatacaagagaaaacaaaatgtaaaaaacaCATTTGTACGTATGATAATTGCTGCTGATCGATTGTTTATCAACGGGAACGATTGTTCATGTGGTAAAAAGGTTATACACGAATGCTACAAGATCTTAGCGACCGCAAACAATTTGAAGCTCCATTATGGGGATATTAGAAATTcagaattagaaataaaaataattgaaacttaGATGATGAAACGTTTATTCCATTGTTAGAAgagtgttattaatataacgtTGTTGTGAATTCATACCAGAACAGAAACTGTTTATTCTAGTATGTAATTAAAACCTGAAAGgaaaagatataatttattatttctcataaatgACCAATTGTGAAAACAGATActgatgaataaaatttgcgaCTTTATTTATACTGTACATGTTACTGTGAAGTACCACAAATTCCTAATCCAAAATGctatttaaataacagttaTAGTTACAGAAGTACGataatatacacatatatatgtatatacatacatatatacatatatatatataagattCTATTATACCAAATTCTGTGCTTGGGAGAATTCATCTCGTGAACAATGTGatggaattataattaaaaagcaattatttatcaagTCTTATTTTAACTGTTCGTTATGCTAGTTTCTGATAGAAATTCTCTCAATCATGGAATATAATTTCTCCATTTGGAACATATTTGTGAATGCGcgtttatagatttattatttttttaattttggcTTATATCTATTTGTGTGAAAGTAATATTCATATGTCTGCAATTtaacgaatattaatatacatatatatatatatatatatatatatatacgtttgTATCTATATATAACTCTTATTTTATAAGCTTTTGTGATTcgtgttattataatatacgattatattcatttgatatactcaaattatttaaagtgtTGATTCTTTGCACTctaaaatttgtctttatttaaaatttttaaggataaattattttcatttgttattcgATGTATAGAAAACATTATTTGAGTGCAAAGTATCAATGCAGAGGTTTTAGagttgttaaaatatctttgttgAAAGTGTGCATGTCAAAAGTAATGTACAATGTTTACTGTTTGAAGAAGGGCcaaatatataagaattgtttttttttccactaCGATATGCAATTTGCTCATTCAAATTTTATCGTCGTTCAACGAACGCCAATAAAATCATGCGATTCTAACAACTTTTTATGAGTGACACATGTGATGTTACTTTCCGTTTGTTTTAGATCGGAGACAATGGGTAGCCATTGGAGTGTTGACAGCTATATTGgtgtttctaattattttatttataattaagtgAATCATTTTGTCTTAGCACCTCCAAGAATTATTGGTTTTTCTTTATAGCATTTAGATAAATGTGTTACATTCTGTTTTAATAACACATTACTGATAGCGATATTTTATGATggattacaataaatatttacgattattacaTTTCTGCCAGGgtttttcatgaatttccTTCCAACAAGACAGATAGAAAGTCGTTCAAAGCTGTAAAATACAATCTTTCATTAAACATATTCAAACagttttaatttctcaaaacttgaatattattaacgaaatattgaatactttttattaaaagaaaagaactcTTTGAAATTGATAAAGATTTGGTGAAGTAATTTCTgctctaatattaatttttcttttaatgttagaatattatttctaaactgttaggaaaaagaaattgtgaaaGTAGGGTACATGCCCCAATTGTCACGTCTTTAAGCTAATTTTTGCCTTGCCAAAACTCTCATTAAAtactagaaatttaatttaatgcactaaaattatatttcgatttgTTAGACATTTCtgattttaaacatattcttttgcatgataatagtaatttaataatgtttttaatgaaataagaataaggtatttttcttatttctaataaaagacTAAATCTTCTCCTTTCgaattatatcaataaatttcgaaaaagatGCTGATATGT is a window encoding:
- the LOC144472212 gene encoding gamma-soluble NSF attachment protein-like, yielding MSKIEEGNAHIRQAEKSLKVSLLKWRPDFELAASEYANAATCFKVARSYQQCKECLMKASHYYKENRSWFHAGKNIEQAVIICKEMGNLTEVPKLAHSACSLYEMHGSPESGASVLDKAAKIIEASNPQEALNLYKRAASIVMGEDSPRQAAEYTSKVARLLVKLQMYDEAADAVRREIGMHQQIDHAPSVGRLTVALVLVQLARGDQVAAEKAFKEWGNYCEVPEVNTLEMLLQAYDNEDAEAAKAALNSPFIKHMDVEYAKLARGLPLPQQEYAIPPSGVRANAAESYSSPNATKLLDETANDGQSTSNNVPENITERAVEGKELESVEKDVEQLSISKKAEEEEGEEYEEGIC
- the LOC144472891 gene encoding syntaxin-6-like isoform X1 produces the protein MTLENPFFVVKDEVCKALNKNRGLYGRWTELQDVIVTSPTSGGIPISRDELEWTTTELRKALRSIEWDLDDLDDTIRIVEKNPTKFKIDNKELTVQRGFIEQAREEVKIMKDKMNLSRGRDRDSTARQPLLDNSPARVPVNHGTTKYSKLENEIDSPNRQFLGDTLQQQDDMIRQQDEQLGMIGESIGTLKTVSRQINTELDEQAVMLDEFGNELEMTDSKLDATMKKMAKVLHMSNGNYNNYIPAPTTATSSVSDLASKPSSLSSLSSTITNCFLCSGD
- the LOC144472891 gene encoding syntaxin-6-like isoform X2; the encoded protein is MTLENPFFVVKDEVCKALNKNRGLYGRWTELQDVIVTSPTSGGIPISRDELEWTTTELRKALRSIEWDLDDLDDTIRIVEKNPTKFKIDNKELTVQRGFIEQAREEVKIMKDKMNLSRGRDRDSTARQPLLDNSPARVPVNHGTTKYSKLENEIDSPNRQFLGDTLQQQDDMIRQQDEQLGMIGESIGTLKTVSRQINTELDEQAVMLDEFGNELEMTDSKLDATMKKMAKVLHMSNDRRQWVAIGVLTAILVFLIILFIIK